A stretch of Metabacillus sp. FJAT-52054 DNA encodes these proteins:
- a CDS encoding ROK family protein gives MDCAIGLDIGGSKIAAGLVFEPGKCGSVTIRPSAPSSESEMYERVRECIGEVIAKSDIQLERIAGIGAGSPGLIDREKGLALFSNNLPWRSFPLSEKLQEDFCMPVLLDNDVCMASYAEWYHLGGKKNETFVFMTVSTGIACSIIHNGAFFRGAGMAGEIGMNVEEEDGDGTFIYRTLEELASGSAISEKVKAFSGKLIEEKMELFDYLLAGEQAKETEKMIARLAKSVYSIICTIDPHRIVLGGGVINRNRRLAAEICRALDGYRSLRNEPISKRISVSALKDTAGLTGAGLMLLHSLKE, from the coding sequence ATGGATTGCGCAATCGGACTGGACATTGGCGGATCCAAGATAGCGGCAGGACTCGTATTTGAGCCTGGGAAGTGCGGTTCAGTGACCATTCGCCCTTCTGCTCCCTCCAGTGAATCAGAAATGTATGAGCGGGTTAGGGAGTGCATTGGCGAAGTCATCGCCAAATCTGATATTCAACTGGAGCGGATTGCCGGCATTGGAGCAGGCTCACCTGGTTTAATTGATAGAGAAAAAGGGCTTGCTCTGTTTTCCAATAACCTTCCATGGAGGAGCTTTCCTCTCTCAGAAAAACTTCAGGAAGATTTCTGCATGCCGGTCTTGCTCGATAACGATGTTTGTATGGCGTCTTATGCGGAGTGGTACCATCTGGGCGGGAAAAAAAATGAAACGTTTGTTTTTATGACAGTAAGTACAGGCATTGCATGCAGCATCATTCATAACGGAGCTTTTTTTAGAGGGGCAGGAATGGCTGGAGAAATTGGAATGAATGTGGAGGAAGAGGACGGAGACGGCACTTTCATTTACCGGACACTGGAAGAGCTAGCTTCAGGATCAGCCATTTCCGAAAAGGTTAAAGCTTTCAGCGGGAAATTAATAGAGGAGAAAATGGAGCTGTTTGATTACCTCCTTGCAGGGGAGCAGGCAAAGGAAACGGAGAAAATGATTGCCCGTTTGGCCAAATCCGTTTATTCCATCATCTGTACGATTGATCCTCACCGAATTGTCCTTGGGGGCGGCGTTATTAACCGGAACCGCAGGCTTGCTGCTGAAATTTGCCGTGCGCTGGATGGGTACCGCTCCCTTCGGAATGAACCGATTTCAAAGCGAATATCAGTAAGCGCTTTAAAAGACACCGCCGGCTTAACTGGAGCGGGTCTTATGCTTCTGCATTCTCTTAAGGAATAA
- a CDS encoding adenine phosphoribosyltransferase — MDLKQYVTIVEDYPKPGIRFKDITTLMDKGEVYKYATDQIVEFAREKQIDIVVGPEARGFIIGCPVAYALEVGFAPVRKEGKLPRDVIKVDYGLEYGKDVLTIHKDAILPGQRVLITDDLLATGGTIEATIKLVEELGGVVAGMAFLIELSYLDGRKKLDGYDVMTLMQY, encoded by the coding sequence ATGGATTTAAAACAATATGTAACGATCGTCGAGGACTATCCGAAACCCGGAATCCGTTTCAAGGACATTACGACACTTATGGATAAAGGCGAAGTCTATAAATATGCTACAGATCAGATTGTTGAATTTGCCCGTGAAAAGCAAATTGATATCGTTGTCGGTCCTGAAGCGCGCGGATTTATTATCGGATGTCCAGTGGCATATGCACTGGAAGTAGGATTTGCCCCTGTGAGAAAAGAAGGAAAGCTTCCGCGCGACGTAATTAAAGTAGATTACGGCCTTGAATACGGCAAAGATGTTCTCACTATTCATAAAGATGCCATCCTGCCTGGTCAAAGAGTACTGATTACGGACGATCTGCTTGCAACAGGCGGAACAATAGAAGCGACGATTAAGCTTGTTGAAGAGCTTGGCGGAGTAGTTGCGGGAATGGCATTCCTTATCGAGCTCTCCTATCTTGATGGCCGCAAAAAGCTTGATGGCTACGATGTTATGACATTAATGCAATATTAA
- a CDS encoding SH3 domain-containing protein: protein MYKKIVSAALCAILLFSLIPAEPFYAEAAPKETAKILNDTLNIRKGPGLSYGIEAIARKDEKYGVLEKNKEWVKLDLPGNRTGWAATWLVEIQSPSQVKTVYSNAEDVRIRKGPGTGHAIVGTFPYGKQAVLLKKEGEWTNISFNGITGWISSRYASSSIKDSKEKTDLKGPSGYITATSLNVRSAPSSASSLLGSVTKGTKVAILKSEGSWLRISYSGKTGWVSRDFVKSGSLESQIKTGKTGIVTAASLNVRNAPSPTGGLSGKVVKNEQVSILEEKNSWTKIRFNGSQTGWVSSLYIKASETGSQQDTAPKNSGAIRLISDGTNIRSSASVNSSVIARGTAGQTYTVLSLQNDWYKIKLLDGRTGYVAGWLAEDAEFGKTVNRPGESKSLKGKTIVIDPGHGGIDGGTSGSGGTLEKSLTMKTAGYLSGELQSEGANVVMTRSSDLYISLSSRVNSAQSRSADAFISLHYDSSSNKAVRGMTVYYYHSSGQKLALPVKEELIKNTRSADRGVRFGDYHVIRENSRPSILIELGYLSSITDEMTVNSSSFQKNAVHGITEGLKDYFSQQ from the coding sequence ATGTATAAAAAAATAGTTAGCGCAGCTTTGTGTGCGATTCTGCTCTTCTCACTCATTCCAGCAGAGCCGTTTTATGCAGAGGCTGCTCCGAAGGAAACGGCGAAAATTTTAAATGACACCCTTAATATTCGCAAAGGACCAGGATTAAGCTATGGAATTGAGGCAATTGCACGCAAAGACGAGAAGTATGGTGTTCTTGAAAAAAACAAGGAATGGGTAAAGCTTGATCTGCCTGGAAACCGGACAGGCTGGGCGGCCACTTGGCTTGTGGAAATTCAGTCCCCATCACAAGTAAAAACCGTATACTCAAATGCCGAAGATGTCAGGATTCGCAAGGGACCGGGAACCGGCCATGCAATCGTCGGCACCTTCCCTTATGGAAAACAGGCTGTGCTTCTGAAAAAAGAAGGGGAATGGACAAACATCTCGTTTAACGGGATAACTGGGTGGATTTCCTCCCGCTATGCTTCTTCATCCATTAAGGATTCGAAAGAAAAAACGGACCTTAAAGGACCATCAGGATACATAACTGCGACCTCCCTAAATGTAAGATCCGCCCCTTCTTCTGCAAGCTCATTGCTTGGTTCAGTAACAAAAGGGACTAAGGTTGCCATTTTGAAGTCGGAGGGCAGCTGGCTTAGAATTTCCTATAGCGGAAAGACAGGCTGGGTAAGCCGGGATTTTGTAAAAAGCGGCAGTCTTGAAAGCCAGATTAAAACTGGGAAAACAGGGATCGTTACAGCTGCATCCTTAAACGTCCGGAATGCTCCTTCCCCTACTGGCGGGTTATCTGGAAAAGTCGTAAAAAATGAACAGGTATCCATCCTTGAAGAAAAAAACAGCTGGACGAAAATCCGATTTAACGGAAGTCAGACAGGCTGGGTTTCATCGCTTTATATTAAAGCTTCAGAAACAGGATCACAACAGGATACAGCTCCCAAAAACAGCGGAGCAATCCGGCTGATCTCAGACGGGACGAATATTCGCTCCTCCGCTTCTGTGAACAGCTCTGTCATTGCCAGAGGGACAGCAGGTCAGACATACACCGTCCTTTCACTGCAAAACGACTGGTACAAAATTAAGCTGCTTGATGGCAGGACAGGCTATGTGGCGGGCTGGCTTGCTGAGGATGCGGAATTTGGCAAAACGGTAAACCGGCCTGGAGAGTCAAAGTCCCTTAAGGGGAAAACGATTGTAATTGACCCGGGACACGGCGGTATAGACGGGGGTACGTCAGGATCCGGCGGAACCCTTGAAAAATCTCTGACGATGAAAACAGCCGGCTACCTTTCAGGCGAGCTGCAATCAGAGGGCGCCAATGTCGTTATGACTAGAAGCTCTGATCTGTATATCAGCCTAAGCTCAAGGGTCAATTCAGCTCAGTCGAGGTCAGCGGATGCCTTTATCAGCCTCCATTACGACAGCAGCTCGAATAAAGCAGTTAGAGGGATGACGGTTTATTATTATCATTCATCCGGCCAGAAATTAGCTCTCCCGGTAAAAGAGGAATTGATTAAGAATACAAGATCAGCAGATCGCGGTGTCCGTTTCGGGGATTACCATGTCATACGGGAAAACAGCAGGCCATCCATCTTAATCGAGCTCGGATATTTAAGCAGCATCACAGATGAAATGACGGTCAACTCAAGCTCCTTTCAGAAAAATGCCGTTCACGGCATAACGGAAGGACTTAAAGACTATTTCAGCCAGCAATAA
- the dtd gene encoding D-aminoacyl-tRNA deacylase has product MKIVLQRVKEAEVTVGGSSTGKIGRGIMVLVGVTHDDTADDAKYLADKLANLRIFEDDEEKLNHSLLDIKGEVLSVSQFTLYGECRKGRRPNFMAAAKSDIAEPVYEQFNDELRQLGLVVETGTFGAMMDVSLINDGPVTLIVDSSERGKK; this is encoded by the coding sequence ATGAAGATTGTTCTTCAGCGTGTAAAGGAAGCAGAGGTTACTGTCGGCGGCAGCTCCACAGGGAAGATTGGCCGGGGGATTATGGTTCTTGTCGGTGTCACACATGATGACACGGCAGATGATGCGAAATACTTGGCTGATAAACTTGCGAACCTTCGAATTTTTGAAGATGATGAGGAAAAACTGAACCACTCGCTTCTTGATATAAAAGGGGAGGTTTTATCCGTATCGCAATTTACCCTTTATGGAGAATGCCGAAAAGGGAGAAGACCGAATTTTATGGCTGCAGCCAAATCGGACATAGCTGAACCGGTATATGAGCAGTTTAACGATGAACTGAGACAGCTCGGTCTGGTGGTTGAGACCGGAACGTTTGGGGCGATGATGGATGTTTCGCTTATAAACGATGGGCCTGTAACCCTGATTGTGGACAGCTCTGAAAGAGGAAAGAAATAG
- the recJ gene encoding single-stranded-DNA-specific exonuclease RecJ, with product MLKPKARWSVTGADADKAEKLADSLRITNLVASLLVNRGIEEPEAAKAFLYMEDQEFHDPFLMNGMEQAAARIKRAVENKEKICVYGDYDADGVTSTVVMLETLKQIGADADFYIPNRFTEGYGPNKEAFFKQKEAGVSLIITVDTGISAVDEAEYAKEIGVDLIITDHHEAGPVLPDALALVHPKLPGSEYPFKELAGVGVALKVSQALLGTVQDSFLELAAIGTIADLVSLHGENRLIAFKGIELLKKTTRPGIKALLQQAASKDSQLSEETVGFAIAPRINAVGRLQSADPAVELLRTADSLKASELAAEIDGLNRERQKIVQDIAQEAIEMAETHYPPEEYPVLVLANKGWNPGVVGIVASKLVDKFYRPAIILCLDEEGMKAKGSARSIAGFDLFKNLSECRELLPHFGGHPMAAGMTLAAEDIDELRERLNMLAKNQLKEEDFIPLTKVDLSCKLEDVTLSTIEELNLLAPFGMNNPKPVVMIEDLKVTGMRKIGSNQNHLKLTLEQDASQVDCVGFGFGYLHDEISPVSKVSVVGQLSVNEWNNFRKPQFMLQDAAVDGWQLFDHRGARQLKTVLDRIPNSKAQLIAFKEATRQQLIKDGAASDCLFVQSAEEAEKIDLTGRYAVFMDVPEDLDALTALFVQGMPERIYAFFIQTEDHFFSTLPTREHFKWFYGFLAKRGNFDLKKHSAELAKHKGWTADTIDFMSKVFFELDFVTITNGLISINRQGGKRDLSESIAYKKKKDQMELENRLLYSSYRELLEWFDERISRSSKPVQV from the coding sequence ATGTTAAAACCTAAAGCCCGATGGTCCGTCACAGGTGCGGATGCCGATAAGGCAGAAAAGTTAGCAGACAGCTTGAGAATCACGAATTTGGTTGCTTCTTTGCTTGTAAACAGGGGAATCGAAGAACCCGAGGCTGCAAAAGCATTTTTATATATGGAAGACCAGGAATTTCATGATCCATTTTTAATGAATGGAATGGAACAAGCTGCTGCAAGAATAAAAAGAGCCGTTGAAAATAAGGAAAAGATCTGCGTGTACGGTGATTATGACGCAGATGGTGTGACCTCAACCGTTGTGATGCTGGAGACGCTGAAGCAAATCGGAGCTGACGCAGACTTCTACATACCGAACCGGTTTACAGAGGGGTATGGTCCGAATAAAGAGGCATTTTTCAAACAAAAGGAAGCAGGCGTTTCGCTGATTATTACGGTCGATACCGGGATTTCTGCTGTAGATGAGGCAGAGTATGCAAAAGAAATCGGAGTAGACTTAATTATCACGGATCACCACGAAGCAGGTCCGGTTTTGCCTGATGCCCTCGCTCTAGTGCATCCAAAGCTGCCTGGCAGCGAGTATCCATTTAAAGAGCTTGCGGGAGTAGGGGTCGCGTTAAAGGTGTCTCAAGCTCTCCTTGGGACCGTCCAGGATTCATTTCTTGAGCTGGCAGCCATTGGGACAATTGCCGATTTAGTGTCTCTGCATGGAGAAAATCGGCTGATTGCGTTCAAAGGCATTGAATTATTGAAAAAGACGACTCGTCCCGGGATCAAAGCGCTGCTTCAGCAGGCCGCCTCGAAGGACAGCCAGCTTTCCGAAGAAACAGTTGGTTTTGCCATTGCTCCGAGAATCAACGCAGTCGGCAGGCTCCAATCGGCAGACCCTGCTGTAGAACTGCTGCGCACAGCTGATTCTCTTAAAGCTTCGGAACTTGCTGCTGAAATTGACGGTCTCAACCGCGAAAGGCAAAAAATTGTTCAGGATATTGCCCAAGAGGCAATTGAGATGGCTGAAACACACTATCCTCCGGAGGAATATCCCGTTCTTGTTCTTGCGAATAAAGGATGGAACCCCGGTGTAGTGGGAATCGTTGCCTCAAAGCTTGTAGATAAATTTTACCGGCCGGCGATTATTCTTTGTTTGGATGAAGAAGGGATGAAAGCGAAGGGTTCGGCAAGAAGCATTGCCGGGTTTGATCTTTTTAAAAATCTTTCGGAATGCCGTGAGCTGCTTCCTCATTTCGGGGGGCACCCGATGGCGGCAGGAATGACGCTTGCTGCAGAGGATATAGACGAGCTCCGGGAAAGGCTGAACATGCTTGCGAAAAATCAGCTGAAAGAAGAAGATTTCATTCCTTTAACAAAGGTCGATCTCTCCTGCAAATTGGAAGATGTGACTCTTTCAACGATTGAAGAACTGAATTTGCTCGCTCCATTTGGAATGAACAATCCCAAGCCCGTTGTTATGATCGAGGATTTAAAAGTGACCGGGATGAGGAAAATCGGCTCGAACCAGAATCATCTGAAGCTTACCCTTGAACAGGATGCTTCTCAGGTCGATTGTGTAGGCTTCGGTTTTGGGTACTTGCATGACGAAATTTCGCCCGTCTCCAAAGTGTCTGTCGTTGGCCAGCTTTCCGTGAACGAATGGAATAATTTCCGCAAGCCTCAATTTATGCTGCAGGATGCCGCAGTCGACGGGTGGCAGCTATTTGATCATCGCGGTGCCCGCCAGCTGAAAACCGTATTGGACCGGATACCAAATTCAAAGGCTCAGTTAATTGCGTTTAAAGAAGCAACGAGGCAGCAGCTCATCAAGGATGGGGCTGCATCTGACTGTCTCTTCGTTCAAAGCGCTGAAGAAGCGGAAAAAATAGATCTTACCGGACGATACGCTGTGTTTATGGATGTTCCGGAAGATCTTGATGCCCTGACAGCTCTTTTTGTACAAGGCATGCCTGAGAGAATATATGCTTTCTTCATCCAGACAGAAGACCACTTTTTTTCCACGCTGCCGACACGGGAGCATTTTAAATGGTTTTATGGATTCCTTGCAAAAAGAGGCAATTTTGACTTGAAAAAGCACAGTGCGGAACTTGCGAAGCATAAAGGCTGGACAGCTGATACAATAGATTTTATGTCTAAGGTGTTTTTTGAGCTGGATTTTGTTACAATAACTAATGGTCTGATTTCAATTAATCGACAAGGTGGAAAACGCGATTTAAGTGAATCGATTGCCTATAAAAAGAAAAAAGATCAAATGGAGCTGGAAAACAGGCTGCTGTATTCCTCTTACCGTGAGTTACTCGAGTGGTTTGATGAACGGATAAGCAGATCTTCTAAGCCTGTTCAAGTTTGA
- a CDS encoding bifunctional (p)ppGpp synthetase/guanosine-3',5'-bis(diphosphate) 3'-pyrophosphohydrolase, protein MANEQVLTAEQVIERAKRYLADDNLDFIRRAYDFAEEAHREQYRKSGEPYIIHPIQVAGILVDLDMDPSTIAGGFLHDVVEDTDVTLDDIRKAFSDEVAMLVDGVTKLGKIKYKSHEEQQAENHRKMFVAMAQDIRVILIKLADRLHNMRTLKHLPQEKQRRISNETLEIFAPLAHRLGISKIKWELEDTALRYLNPQQYYRIVNLMKKKRAEREEYLDEVINDVKNSVQEVQIAAEFSGRPKHIYSIYKKMVLQNKQFNEIYDLLAVRIVVNSIKDCYAVLGIIHTCWKPMPGRFKDYIAMPKPNMYQSLHTTVIGPKGDPLEVQIRTMDMHHIAEYGIAAHWAYKEGKELDDHASLEKKLTWFREILEFQNESTNAEEFMESLKIDLFSDMVFVFTPKGDVIELPSGSVPIDFSYRIHSEIGNKTIGAKVNGKMVTLDYKLKTGDIIEILTSKHSYGPSQDWLKLAQTSQAKNKIRQFFKKQRREENVEKGKEWVEKEIKNMDFDLKEILASDNVKRVYEKFNFANDEDMFAAVGYNGITALQVANRLTEKWRKKRDLEEQEKAVEEVVTESKQYPSQKKRDAGVRVKGIDNLLIRLSKCCNPVPGDEIVGFITKGRGVSVHRDDCTNIQADDAKDRLIPVEWEHQIDGRKEYNVEIEIMGYDRRGLLNEVLQAVNETKTNISSVSGRSDRNKVATIHMALSIANINHLHKVVERIKQISDIYSVRRLMN, encoded by the coding sequence ATGGCGAATGAACAAGTCCTAACCGCTGAACAGGTGATCGAACGGGCGAAGCGGTATTTGGCTGACGACAATCTTGATTTTATCCGGAGAGCTTACGATTTTGCAGAGGAAGCACATCGTGAGCAGTACCGTAAATCCGGTGAACCCTATATAATTCATCCTATTCAAGTAGCGGGTATTTTAGTGGATCTTGATATGGACCCCTCCACTATAGCCGGCGGTTTTTTGCATGATGTGGTTGAAGATACAGATGTGACTCTGGACGATATCCGCAAGGCATTCAGCGATGAAGTGGCCATGCTGGTTGATGGAGTGACAAAGCTCGGAAAGATTAAATACAAATCCCATGAAGAGCAGCAGGCAGAGAACCATCGAAAAATGTTTGTTGCAATGGCCCAGGATATCAGGGTGATCCTGATAAAGCTTGCGGACCGTCTTCACAACATGAGAACACTTAAGCATCTGCCGCAGGAGAAGCAGCGGAGAATTTCAAATGAAACGCTGGAAATTTTTGCTCCTCTAGCCCATAGACTCGGGATTTCCAAGATTAAGTGGGAGCTTGAAGATACAGCTCTCAGATATTTAAACCCTCAGCAGTACTACCGGATTGTGAATTTGATGAAAAAGAAACGGGCAGAGCGCGAGGAATATTTGGACGAGGTCATTAATGACGTTAAAAACAGTGTGCAGGAAGTTCAGATTGCAGCTGAATTTTCCGGCCGGCCAAAGCATATTTACAGCATTTATAAAAAAATGGTTCTCCAGAATAAACAATTTAATGAAATATACGATCTGCTCGCAGTCAGGATCGTAGTTAACAGCATTAAGGATTGCTATGCCGTTCTGGGAATCATTCATACGTGCTGGAAACCAATGCCCGGCCGCTTTAAAGATTATATTGCAATGCCGAAGCCAAACATGTATCAATCCCTTCATACGACCGTGATCGGCCCTAAAGGCGATCCTTTGGAAGTCCAAATCCGTACGATGGATATGCACCACATTGCTGAATACGGTATTGCCGCCCACTGGGCATACAAAGAAGGAAAAGAATTGGATGACCATGCTTCTCTCGAAAAGAAATTGACATGGTTCAGAGAAATTCTTGAGTTCCAGAATGAATCCACAAATGCGGAAGAATTTATGGAATCCCTGAAAATCGACTTATTTTCTGATATGGTGTTTGTATTTACGCCAAAAGGAGACGTTATTGAGCTTCCATCCGGATCTGTACCGATTGATTTCTCCTACCGAATTCATTCAGAAATCGGCAATAAAACAATTGGTGCAAAAGTAAACGGCAAAATGGTGACCCTTGATTATAAACTGAAAACAGGGGACATTATTGAAATTCTGACCTCCAAGCATTCGTACGGACCGAGTCAGGATTGGCTAAAGCTTGCCCAGACTTCACAGGCTAAAAATAAGATCAGACAGTTTTTCAAGAAACAGCGCCGTGAAGAAAACGTTGAAAAAGGGAAGGAATGGGTCGAAAAAGAGATCAAGAACATGGATTTTGATTTGAAAGAGATCCTTGCTTCCGACAACGTTAAACGGGTTTATGAAAAATTCAATTTTGCCAATGATGAAGATATGTTTGCAGCAGTAGGCTACAACGGAATTACAGCTCTGCAAGTAGCGAACCGCCTGACGGAAAAATGGCGCAAAAAGCGCGACCTTGAGGAGCAGGAAAAAGCCGTTGAAGAAGTGGTGACTGAATCAAAGCAGTATCCTTCTCAGAAGAAGAGGGATGCCGGTGTAAGAGTTAAAGGCATTGACAACCTCTTAATCAGGCTGTCCAAATGCTGCAATCCGGTACCTGGAGATGAAATTGTCGGATTTATTACGAAAGGGCGGGGCGTATCCGTTCATCGTGACGATTGCACGAATATCCAGGCAGATGATGCAAAGGACCGGCTAATTCCGGTTGAATGGGAGCATCAGATTGACGGCAGGAAAGAATATAACGTTGAAATTGAAATCATGGGCTATGACCGCAGAGGGCTTCTGAATGAAGTACTTCAGGCAGTGAATGAAACAAAAACCAATATTTCTTCGGTCTCCGGCAGATCGGACCGGAATAAGGTCGCAACCATTCATATGGCTCTTTCCATTGCAAACATCAACCACCTTCATAAGGTGGTTGAAAGAATTAAACAAATTTCAGATATTTACTCCGTTAGAAGATTGATGAACTAA
- the hisS gene encoding histidine--tRNA ligase, which yields MAFQVPRGTQDILPGQSERWQFIENIAREVCSIYQYKEIRTPIFEHTELFLRSVGESTDIVQKEMYSFEDRKGRSITLRPEGTASAVRSFVENKMHAAAQQPVKLYYIGPMFRYERPQAGRYRQFVQFGIEAIGSEDPAIDAEVISLAMSVYQKAGLKNLKLVINSLGDQDSRSAHREALVQHFQPRIGEFCADCQKRLAQNPLRILDCKKDREHELVQSAPSILEYLNEESAAYFEKVKFYLEELDVEYTVDKNLVRGLDYYNHTAFEIMSNAEGFGAITTLAGGGRYSGLVKEMGGPEIPGIGFAMSLERFLAAIDAEQAELPIQSAIDCYVAYMGDKAKDRSVSILNHLRKAGLSAERDYENKKLKGQFKSADRLQARFVAVLGEDELEREAITLKDMESGEQQEVSISDLAEVILSRKNGK from the coding sequence ATGGCATTTCAAGTTCCAAGAGGGACACAGGATATTTTGCCGGGACAATCTGAGCGGTGGCAATTTATTGAAAATATTGCAAGAGAAGTTTGCAGCATTTATCAGTACAAGGAAATAAGAACCCCAATCTTTGAACACACAGAATTATTTCTAAGAAGCGTCGGCGAATCAACGGACATCGTACAAAAAGAAATGTACAGCTTTGAAGACCGCAAAGGAAGGAGCATTACCCTTCGTCCGGAAGGAACAGCTTCTGCTGTAAGATCTTTTGTAGAAAACAAAATGCATGCAGCAGCGCAGCAGCCTGTCAAGCTTTACTACATTGGACCGATGTTCCGTTATGAAAGACCACAGGCAGGCCGCTACCGTCAATTTGTTCAATTCGGTATCGAAGCGATTGGCAGCGAGGATCCAGCAATTGATGCAGAGGTTATTTCTTTGGCAATGAGCGTGTATCAAAAAGCCGGTTTGAAAAACTTAAAGCTTGTCATTAACAGCCTTGGGGATCAGGATAGCCGCTCGGCACACAGAGAAGCGCTTGTTCAGCATTTCCAGCCAAGAATAGGGGAGTTCTGTGCAGACTGCCAAAAGCGTCTTGCTCAAAATCCTCTTAGAATTCTTGACTGCAAAAAAGACCGGGAGCATGAGCTTGTTCAATCGGCGCCATCCATTCTTGAATATCTAAATGAAGAGTCCGCAGCGTATTTCGAAAAGGTGAAATTTTACCTGGAAGAACTGGACGTTGAATATACGGTTGATAAAAACCTTGTACGCGGGCTTGATTATTACAATCATACCGCTTTTGAAATTATGAGCAACGCGGAAGGATTCGGTGCTATAACGACTCTTGCCGGCGGCGGCCGCTACAGCGGTCTCGTAAAAGAGATGGGCGGACCGGAAATTCCCGGAATCGGTTTTGCGATGAGTCTGGAGCGGTTCCTCGCAGCGATTGATGCTGAACAGGCAGAGCTTCCTATACAGTCCGCAATTGATTGTTATGTTGCATACATGGGCGACAAGGCAAAAGACCGTTCCGTTTCGATTCTAAATCATCTGAGAAAAGCGGGCTTGTCCGCTGAAAGAGACTACGAGAACAAAAAACTGAAAGGCCAGTTCAAATCAGCAGACCGTTTACAGGCTCGATTTGTCGCGGTCCTTGGTGAAGATGAGCTTGAAAGAGAAGCGATTACGCTAAAAGATATGGAATCAGGAGAGCAGCAGGAAGTTTCCATATCAGACCTTGCGGAAGTCATTTTATCCCGAAAGAACGGGAAATAA
- a CDS encoding histidine phosphatase family protein: MKVTIIRHFKVDCPPKKMMTSKEFSEWCIRYDHSPICKPNNIKTAENWDSCHSSNMTRASDTAAALYGPAHITPCLREIPLSPFFQTSFTLPYFFWIVFGRLAWFFSHSSQSETRKQTADRADQYISELESQNSRHVLVVSHGFFISVLTSRLFKHGYTGKRAVRLRNGERIVFVKEQADDLI, encoded by the coding sequence ATGAAGGTAACGATTATTAGACATTTTAAAGTAGATTGTCCGCCTAAGAAAATGATGACATCAAAAGAGTTTTCTGAATGGTGCATCCGCTACGATCATTCTCCTATTTGCAAGCCGAATAACATAAAGACTGCAGAAAACTGGGACAGCTGCCACTCAAGCAATATGACAAGAGCCTCCGATACCGCCGCTGCTCTTTACGGCCCGGCTCATATCACTCCCTGCTTGAGGGAAATTCCGCTTTCACCTTTTTTTCAGACATCTTTCACGCTTCCATACTTCTTTTGGATCGTCTTCGGCAGGCTCGCATGGTTTTTCTCACATTCTTCTCAATCCGAAACGAGAAAACAGACAGCTGACCGGGCAGATCAATACATTTCTGAGCTGGAATCTCAAAACAGCAGGCATGTTCTAGTTGTGTCCCACGGATTCTTCATCTCTGTCTTAACTAGCAGACTGTTTAAACATGGTTATACCGGAAAAAGAGCCGTTCGCCTGAGAAATGGAGAAAGGATCGTTTTTGTAAAGGAGCAAGCTGATGATCTTATTTAG